Proteins encoded together in one Macadamia integrifolia cultivar HAES 741 chromosome 8, SCU_Mint_v3, whole genome shotgun sequence window:
- the LOC122086522 gene encoding uncharacterized protein LOC122086522 isoform X2, with protein MGSRVGRKQRWFSQPLTPLMEGPDPETQCGSKKESSWEVIRNWVRLQRTFSSGNLPTPFDGNSPEKKQDLRLLLGVLGCPLAPVPLHDHPIHHLPMKDIPITSSANYIIQQYMAATGCLKIKKCRKNMYATGMVKMICCETEIASGKNARSLGSSRGGENGCFVLWQMSPGMWSLELVVAGNKVVAGSNGKIVWRHTPWLGTHAAKGPQRPLRRIIQGLDPKCTASLFAKAQCLGEKRIGGEDCFVLKVAADRAAVMERSEGPAEVIRHMLYGYFSQKSGLLIYMEDSHLTRVQAPETDTVYWETTIGSSIGDYRDVDGVLIAHQGRSVATVFRFGEMSMQHSKTRMEEAWRIDDVVFNVPGLSVDHFIPPADILNATNSPLIKLEK; from the exons ATGGGATCAAGAGTTGGAAGGAAACAGAGGTGGTTTTCACAGCCTTTAACACCTCTAATGGAAGGTCCTGATCCAGAGACTCAATGTGGGAGCAAAAAAGAGAGCTCTTGGGAAGTTATTCGTAACTGGGTTCGATTACAAAGAACCTTCTCAAGTGGTAATTTGCCCACTCCATTTGACGGAAACAGCCCAGAAAAAAAGCAGGATTTGAGACTCTTACTTGGTGTCTTGGGTTGTCCTCTTGCTCCAGTTCCTTTACATGATCACCCAATTCATCACCTACCCATGAAGGACATTCCCATT ACATCGTCTGCAAATTACATCATTCAACAGTACATGGCGGCTACTGGATGCTTGAAGATTAAAAAATGTAGGAAGAACATGTACGCAACTGGGATGGTGAAGATGATTTGTTGTGAGACAGAGATTGCTTCAGGGAAGAACGCAAGGAGCCTAGGGAGTAGTAGAGGTGGGGAGAATGGTTGCTTCGTTCTATGGCAAATGTCGCCGGGAATGTGGTCTCTTGAGTTGGTTGTCGCCGGAAATAAGGTTGTCGCCGGTAGCAATGGGAAGATCGTTTGGCGTCACACACCTTGGCTTGGCACACATGCTGCGAAGGGTCCCCAACGCCCACTTCGCCGGATCATCCAG GGATTGGATCCGAAATGCACTGCGAGCTTGTTTGCTAAAGCCCAATGTCTAGGTGAAAAACGGATTGGCGGTGAGGATTGCTTCGTACTAAAAGTAGCTGCCGATCGAGCGGCTGTGATGGAGAGGAGTGAGGGCCCAGCTGAGGTAATTAGGCACATGCTTTATGGTTATTTCAGTCAAAAGAGTGGGCTTCTTATATACATGGAGGACTCCCACCTTACAAGAGTACAAGCCCCAGAGACTGATACGGTGTATTGGGAGACAACAATTGGAAGTAGTATTGGAGATTACAGAGACGTTGATGGGGTATTGATTGCTCATCAAGGAAGATCAGTGGCTACAGTGTTCCGATTCGGTGAGATGTCGATGCAGCATAGTAAGACCAGAATGGAAGAAGCATGGAGGATTGATGATGTAGTGTTCAACGTTCCAGGCCTCTCTGTGGACCATTTTATCCCTCCAGCTGATATCTTGAATGCCACTAATTCACCTTTAATTAAGCTTGAGAAGTAA
- the LOC122086521 gene encoding protein PLASTID TRANSCRIPTIONALLY ACTIVE 14 isoform X3 → MASLPLQQHSHPFFNNKGSSYGFSPRPGYQFLCNNRNNVVPIRASTDIPLLRLLQPRQVEESPSELEPADPDFYRIGYVRSVRTYGVEFMEGPDGFGVFASKDVEPLRRPRVIMEIPLELMLTISQKLPWMFFPDIIPLGHPIFDIINSTNAEEDLLELQDQDLASTMRAQKQRAIEFWEKNWHSAAPLKIKRLARDPERFIWAMSIAQSRCINLQLRIGALVQDANMLIPYADMLNHSFQPNCFLHWRFKDRMLEVMINAGQRIKKGEEMTINYLKGKKNNMYMQRYGFSSSVNPWDVIQFSGNANVHLDSFLSVFNISGLPDEYYHNTGQLSDNGDSFVDGAVIAAARTLPTWSDGDMPSVPSKERKAARQLQEECQHMLAEFPTNFQQDQQILDSMPDARRTLEAAIKYRLNRKLFLEKIIQSLDIYQTRILF, encoded by the exons ATGGCTTCTCTACCCCTTCAGCAACATTCACACCCTTTCTTCAACAACAAG GGTTCCAGCTATGGCTTCTCACCAAGACCCGGCTACCAATTCCTCTGTAATAACCGGAATAACGTTGTACCGATCAGAGCTTCTACCGATATTCCCCTTCTCAGACTACTTCAGCCTCGCCAAGTCGAAGAATCACCCTCTGAG CTGGAGCCTGCGGACCCCGATTTCTACAGGATAGGGTATGTTAGGAGTGTTCGAACTTACGGGGTTGAATTCATGGAAGGACCTGACGGGTTCGGAGTGTTTGCCTCCAAAGATGTCGAACCACTTCGCCGACCTAGG GTCATCATGGAAATACCATTAGAGTTGATGTTAACGATAAGCCAAAAGCTTCCATGGATGTTCTTCCCTGATATTATTCCATTGGGTCATCCTATATTTGATATTATCAACTCAACCAATGCAGAG GAAGACCTCTTAGAGTTGCAGGACCAAGATCTGGCTTCAACTATGAGAGCACAAAAGCAACGAGCAATAGAATTTTGGGAAAAGAATTGG CACTCTGCTGCACCCCTAAAAATAAAGCGCCTGGCCCGTGATCCTGAAAGATTCATCTGGGCAATGAGTATTGCACAATCACGATGTATTAACTTGCAACTGAGGATTGGCGCACTTGTCCAAGATGCAAACATGCTAATTCCTTATGCTG ACATGCTGAACCATTCCTTCCAGCCAAATTGTTTTCTTCACTGGCGTTTTAAGGACCGCATGCTTGAGGTGATGATAAATGCTGGGCAGCGGatcaaaaaaggggaagag ATGACTATCAACTAtttgaagggaaagaaaaataatatgtaTATGCAACGATATGGCTTTTCTTCATCAGTG AACCCTTGGGATGTCATCCAGTTCTCTGGGAATGCAAATGTTCACTTGGATTCCTTCTTGTCAGTCTTCAATATCTCTGGTCTCCCTGATGAATACTATCATAACA CAGGTCAGCTATCAGACAATGGAGATAGTTTTGTTGATGGTGCAGTCATTGCAGCAGCACGAACATTGCCCACGTGGTCAGATGGGGATATGCCTTCAGTCCCAAGCAAGGAGAGGAAGGCCGCAAGGCAGCTACAAGAAGAATGCCAACATATGCTGGCAGAATTCCCCACAAATTTTCAACAAGATCAGCAGATCCTAG ATTCTATGCCAGATGCGAGGAGAACACTTGAAGCTGCAATCAA GTATCGATTGAATCGGAAGTTGTTCCTAGAGAAGATCATCCAGTCACTAGATATTTATCAAACACGAATATTGTTTTGA
- the LOC122086521 gene encoding protein PLASTID TRANSCRIPTIONALLY ACTIVE 14 isoform X2, producing the protein MASLPLQQHSHPFFNNKGSSYGFSPRPGYQFLCNNRNNVVPIRASTDIPLLRLLQPRQVEESPSELEPADPDFYRIGYVRSVRTYGVEFMEGPDGFGVFASKDVEPLRRPRVIMEIPLELMLTISQKLPWMFFPDIIPLGHPIFDIINSTNAETDWDLRLACLLLFAFDCEGNFWQLYGDFLPSADECTSLLLATEEDLLELQDQDLASTMRAQKQRAIEFWEKNWHSAAPLKIKRLARDPERFIWAMSIAQSRCINLQLRIGALVQDANMLIPYADMLNHSFQPNCFLHWRFKDRMLEVMINAGQRIKKGEEMTINYLKGKKNNMYMQRYGFSSSVNPWDVIQFSGNANVHLDSFLSVFNISGLPDEYYHNSQLSDNGDSFVDGAVIAAARTLPTWSDGDMPSVPSKERKAARQLQEECQHMLAEFPTNFQQDQQILDSMPDARRTLEAAIKYRLNRKLFLEKIIQSLDIYQTRILF; encoded by the exons ATGGCTTCTCTACCCCTTCAGCAACATTCACACCCTTTCTTCAACAACAAG GGTTCCAGCTATGGCTTCTCACCAAGACCCGGCTACCAATTCCTCTGTAATAACCGGAATAACGTTGTACCGATCAGAGCTTCTACCGATATTCCCCTTCTCAGACTACTTCAGCCTCGCCAAGTCGAAGAATCACCCTCTGAG CTGGAGCCTGCGGACCCCGATTTCTACAGGATAGGGTATGTTAGGAGTGTTCGAACTTACGGGGTTGAATTCATGGAAGGACCTGACGGGTTCGGAGTGTTTGCCTCCAAAGATGTCGAACCACTTCGCCGACCTAGG GTCATCATGGAAATACCATTAGAGTTGATGTTAACGATAAGCCAAAAGCTTCCATGGATGTTCTTCCCTGATATTATTCCATTGGGTCATCCTATATTTGATATTATCAACTCAACCAATGCAGAG ACAGATTGGGACCTGAGATTAGCATGTCTTcttttgtttgcatttgattGTGAGGGTAACTTCTGGCAGTTATACGGTGACTTTTTACCTAGCGCAGATGAGTGCACCAGCTTGCTTCTAGCTACAGAG GAAGACCTCTTAGAGTTGCAGGACCAAGATCTGGCTTCAACTATGAGAGCACAAAAGCAACGAGCAATAGAATTTTGGGAAAAGAATTGG CACTCTGCTGCACCCCTAAAAATAAAGCGCCTGGCCCGTGATCCTGAAAGATTCATCTGGGCAATGAGTATTGCACAATCACGATGTATTAACTTGCAACTGAGGATTGGCGCACTTGTCCAAGATGCAAACATGCTAATTCCTTATGCTG ACATGCTGAACCATTCCTTCCAGCCAAATTGTTTTCTTCACTGGCGTTTTAAGGACCGCATGCTTGAGGTGATGATAAATGCTGGGCAGCGGatcaaaaaaggggaagag ATGACTATCAACTAtttgaagggaaagaaaaataatatgtaTATGCAACGATATGGCTTTTCTTCATCAGTG AACCCTTGGGATGTCATCCAGTTCTCTGGGAATGCAAATGTTCACTTGGATTCCTTCTTGTCAGTCTTCAATATCTCTGGTCTCCCTGATGAATACTATCATAACA GTCAGCTATCAGACAATGGAGATAGTTTTGTTGATGGTGCAGTCATTGCAGCAGCACGAACATTGCCCACGTGGTCAGATGGGGATATGCCTTCAGTCCCAAGCAAGGAGAGGAAGGCCGCAAGGCAGCTACAAGAAGAATGCCAACATATGCTGGCAGAATTCCCCACAAATTTTCAACAAGATCAGCAGATCCTAG ATTCTATGCCAGATGCGAGGAGAACACTTGAAGCTGCAATCAA GTATCGATTGAATCGGAAGTTGTTCCTAGAGAAGATCATCCAGTCACTAGATATTTATCAAACACGAATATTGTTTTGA
- the LOC122086521 gene encoding protein PLASTID TRANSCRIPTIONALLY ACTIVE 14 isoform X4, which translates to MASLPLQQHSHPFFNNKGSSYGFSPRPGYQFLCNNRNNVVPIRASTDIPLLRLLQPRQVEESPSELEPADPDFYRIGYVRSVRTYGVEFMEGPDGFGVFASKDVEPLRRPRVIMEIPLELMLTISQKLPWMFFPDIIPLGHPIFDIINSTNAETDWDLRLACLLLFAFDCEGNFWQLYGDFLPSADECTSLLLATEEDLLELQDQDLASTMRAQKQRAIEFWEKNWHSAAPLKIKRLARDPERFIWAMSIAQSRCINLQLRIGALVQDANMLIPYADMLNHSFQPNCFLHWRFKDRMLEVMINAGQRIKKGEEMTINYLKGKKNNMYMQRYGFSSSVQVSYQTMEIVLLMVQSLQQHEHCPRGQMGICLQSQARRGRPQGSYKKNANICWQNSPQIFNKISRS; encoded by the exons ATGGCTTCTCTACCCCTTCAGCAACATTCACACCCTTTCTTCAACAACAAG GGTTCCAGCTATGGCTTCTCACCAAGACCCGGCTACCAATTCCTCTGTAATAACCGGAATAACGTTGTACCGATCAGAGCTTCTACCGATATTCCCCTTCTCAGACTACTTCAGCCTCGCCAAGTCGAAGAATCACCCTCTGAG CTGGAGCCTGCGGACCCCGATTTCTACAGGATAGGGTATGTTAGGAGTGTTCGAACTTACGGGGTTGAATTCATGGAAGGACCTGACGGGTTCGGAGTGTTTGCCTCCAAAGATGTCGAACCACTTCGCCGACCTAGG GTCATCATGGAAATACCATTAGAGTTGATGTTAACGATAAGCCAAAAGCTTCCATGGATGTTCTTCCCTGATATTATTCCATTGGGTCATCCTATATTTGATATTATCAACTCAACCAATGCAGAG ACAGATTGGGACCTGAGATTAGCATGTCTTcttttgtttgcatttgattGTGAGGGTAACTTCTGGCAGTTATACGGTGACTTTTTACCTAGCGCAGATGAGTGCACCAGCTTGCTTCTAGCTACAGAG GAAGACCTCTTAGAGTTGCAGGACCAAGATCTGGCTTCAACTATGAGAGCACAAAAGCAACGAGCAATAGAATTTTGGGAAAAGAATTGG CACTCTGCTGCACCCCTAAAAATAAAGCGCCTGGCCCGTGATCCTGAAAGATTCATCTGGGCAATGAGTATTGCACAATCACGATGTATTAACTTGCAACTGAGGATTGGCGCACTTGTCCAAGATGCAAACATGCTAATTCCTTATGCTG ACATGCTGAACCATTCCTTCCAGCCAAATTGTTTTCTTCACTGGCGTTTTAAGGACCGCATGCTTGAGGTGATGATAAATGCTGGGCAGCGGatcaaaaaaggggaagag ATGACTATCAACTAtttgaagggaaagaaaaataatatgtaTATGCAACGATATGGCTTTTCTTCATCAGTG CAGGTCAGCTATCAGACAATGGAGATAGTTTTGTTGATGGTGCAGTCATTGCAGCAGCACGAACATTGCCCACGTGGTCAGATGGGGATATGCCTTCAGTCCCAAGCAAGGAGAGGAAGGCCGCAAGGCAGCTACAAGAAGAATGCCAACATATGCTGGCAGAATTCCCCACAAATTTTCAACAAGATCAGCAGATCCTAG
- the LOC122086521 gene encoding protein PLASTID TRANSCRIPTIONALLY ACTIVE 14 isoform X1 → MASLPLQQHSHPFFNNKGSSYGFSPRPGYQFLCNNRNNVVPIRASTDIPLLRLLQPRQVEESPSELEPADPDFYRIGYVRSVRTYGVEFMEGPDGFGVFASKDVEPLRRPRVIMEIPLELMLTISQKLPWMFFPDIIPLGHPIFDIINSTNAETDWDLRLACLLLFAFDCEGNFWQLYGDFLPSADECTSLLLATEEDLLELQDQDLASTMRAQKQRAIEFWEKNWHSAAPLKIKRLARDPERFIWAMSIAQSRCINLQLRIGALVQDANMLIPYADMLNHSFQPNCFLHWRFKDRMLEVMINAGQRIKKGEEMTINYLKGKKNNMYMQRYGFSSSVNPWDVIQFSGNANVHLDSFLSVFNISGLPDEYYHNTGQLSDNGDSFVDGAVIAAARTLPTWSDGDMPSVPSKERKAARQLQEECQHMLAEFPTNFQQDQQILDSMPDARRTLEAAIKYRLNRKLFLEKIIQSLDIYQTRILF, encoded by the exons ATGGCTTCTCTACCCCTTCAGCAACATTCACACCCTTTCTTCAACAACAAG GGTTCCAGCTATGGCTTCTCACCAAGACCCGGCTACCAATTCCTCTGTAATAACCGGAATAACGTTGTACCGATCAGAGCTTCTACCGATATTCCCCTTCTCAGACTACTTCAGCCTCGCCAAGTCGAAGAATCACCCTCTGAG CTGGAGCCTGCGGACCCCGATTTCTACAGGATAGGGTATGTTAGGAGTGTTCGAACTTACGGGGTTGAATTCATGGAAGGACCTGACGGGTTCGGAGTGTTTGCCTCCAAAGATGTCGAACCACTTCGCCGACCTAGG GTCATCATGGAAATACCATTAGAGTTGATGTTAACGATAAGCCAAAAGCTTCCATGGATGTTCTTCCCTGATATTATTCCATTGGGTCATCCTATATTTGATATTATCAACTCAACCAATGCAGAG ACAGATTGGGACCTGAGATTAGCATGTCTTcttttgtttgcatttgattGTGAGGGTAACTTCTGGCAGTTATACGGTGACTTTTTACCTAGCGCAGATGAGTGCACCAGCTTGCTTCTAGCTACAGAG GAAGACCTCTTAGAGTTGCAGGACCAAGATCTGGCTTCAACTATGAGAGCACAAAAGCAACGAGCAATAGAATTTTGGGAAAAGAATTGG CACTCTGCTGCACCCCTAAAAATAAAGCGCCTGGCCCGTGATCCTGAAAGATTCATCTGGGCAATGAGTATTGCACAATCACGATGTATTAACTTGCAACTGAGGATTGGCGCACTTGTCCAAGATGCAAACATGCTAATTCCTTATGCTG ACATGCTGAACCATTCCTTCCAGCCAAATTGTTTTCTTCACTGGCGTTTTAAGGACCGCATGCTTGAGGTGATGATAAATGCTGGGCAGCGGatcaaaaaaggggaagag ATGACTATCAACTAtttgaagggaaagaaaaataatatgtaTATGCAACGATATGGCTTTTCTTCATCAGTG AACCCTTGGGATGTCATCCAGTTCTCTGGGAATGCAAATGTTCACTTGGATTCCTTCTTGTCAGTCTTCAATATCTCTGGTCTCCCTGATGAATACTATCATAACA CAGGTCAGCTATCAGACAATGGAGATAGTTTTGTTGATGGTGCAGTCATTGCAGCAGCACGAACATTGCCCACGTGGTCAGATGGGGATATGCCTTCAGTCCCAAGCAAGGAGAGGAAGGCCGCAAGGCAGCTACAAGAAGAATGCCAACATATGCTGGCAGAATTCCCCACAAATTTTCAACAAGATCAGCAGATCCTAG ATTCTATGCCAGATGCGAGGAGAACACTTGAAGCTGCAATCAA GTATCGATTGAATCGGAAGTTGTTCCTAGAGAAGATCATCCAGTCACTAGATATTTATCAAACACGAATATTGTTTTGA
- the LOC122086522 gene encoding uncharacterized protein LOC122086522 isoform X1 — MGSRVGRKQRWFSQPLTPLMEGPDPETQCGSKKESSWEVIRNWVRLQRTFSSGNLPTPFDGNSPEKKQDLRLLLGVLGCPLAPVPLHDHPIHHLPMKDIPIETSSANYIIQQYMAATGCLKIKKCRKNMYATGMVKMICCETEIASGKNARSLGSSRGGENGCFVLWQMSPGMWSLELVVAGNKVVAGSNGKIVWRHTPWLGTHAAKGPQRPLRRIIQGLDPKCTASLFAKAQCLGEKRIGGEDCFVLKVAADRAAVMERSEGPAEVIRHMLYGYFSQKSGLLIYMEDSHLTRVQAPETDTVYWETTIGSSIGDYRDVDGVLIAHQGRSVATVFRFGEMSMQHSKTRMEEAWRIDDVVFNVPGLSVDHFIPPADILNATNSPLIKLEK; from the exons ATGGGATCAAGAGTTGGAAGGAAACAGAGGTGGTTTTCACAGCCTTTAACACCTCTAATGGAAGGTCCTGATCCAGAGACTCAATGTGGGAGCAAAAAAGAGAGCTCTTGGGAAGTTATTCGTAACTGGGTTCGATTACAAAGAACCTTCTCAAGTGGTAATTTGCCCACTCCATTTGACGGAAACAGCCCAGAAAAAAAGCAGGATTTGAGACTCTTACTTGGTGTCTTGGGTTGTCCTCTTGCTCCAGTTCCTTTACATGATCACCCAATTCATCACCTACCCATGAAGGACATTCCCATT GAGACATCGTCTGCAAATTACATCATTCAACAGTACATGGCGGCTACTGGATGCTTGAAGATTAAAAAATGTAGGAAGAACATGTACGCAACTGGGATGGTGAAGATGATTTGTTGTGAGACAGAGATTGCTTCAGGGAAGAACGCAAGGAGCCTAGGGAGTAGTAGAGGTGGGGAGAATGGTTGCTTCGTTCTATGGCAAATGTCGCCGGGAATGTGGTCTCTTGAGTTGGTTGTCGCCGGAAATAAGGTTGTCGCCGGTAGCAATGGGAAGATCGTTTGGCGTCACACACCTTGGCTTGGCACACATGCTGCGAAGGGTCCCCAACGCCCACTTCGCCGGATCATCCAG GGATTGGATCCGAAATGCACTGCGAGCTTGTTTGCTAAAGCCCAATGTCTAGGTGAAAAACGGATTGGCGGTGAGGATTGCTTCGTACTAAAAGTAGCTGCCGATCGAGCGGCTGTGATGGAGAGGAGTGAGGGCCCAGCTGAGGTAATTAGGCACATGCTTTATGGTTATTTCAGTCAAAAGAGTGGGCTTCTTATATACATGGAGGACTCCCACCTTACAAGAGTACAAGCCCCAGAGACTGATACGGTGTATTGGGAGACAACAATTGGAAGTAGTATTGGAGATTACAGAGACGTTGATGGGGTATTGATTGCTCATCAAGGAAGATCAGTGGCTACAGTGTTCCGATTCGGTGAGATGTCGATGCAGCATAGTAAGACCAGAATGGAAGAAGCATGGAGGATTGATGATGTAGTGTTCAACGTTCCAGGCCTCTCTGTGGACCATTTTATCCCTCCAGCTGATATCTTGAATGCCACTAATTCACCTTTAATTAAGCTTGAGAAGTAA
- the LOC122086521 gene encoding protein PLASTID TRANSCRIPTIONALLY ACTIVE 14 isoform X6 has translation MEGPDGFGVFASKDVEPLRRPRVIMEIPLELMLTISQKLPWMFFPDIIPLGHPIFDIINSTNAETDWDLRLACLLLFAFDCEGNFWQLYGDFLPSADECTSLLLATEEDLLELQDQDLASTMRAQKQRAIEFWEKNWHSAAPLKIKRLARDPERFIWAMSIAQSRCINLQLRIGALVQDANMLIPYADMLNHSFQPNCFLHWRFKDRMLEVMINAGQRIKKGEEMTINYLKGKKNNMYMQRYGFSSSVNPWDVIQFSGNANVHLDSFLSVFNISGLPDEYYHNTGQLSDNGDSFVDGAVIAAARTLPTWSDGDMPSVPSKERKAARQLQEECQHMLAEFPTNFQQDQQILDSMPDARRTLEAAIKYRLNRKLFLEKIIQSLDIYQTRILF, from the exons ATGGAAGGACCTGACGGGTTCGGAGTGTTTGCCTCCAAAGATGTCGAACCACTTCGCCGACCTAGG GTCATCATGGAAATACCATTAGAGTTGATGTTAACGATAAGCCAAAAGCTTCCATGGATGTTCTTCCCTGATATTATTCCATTGGGTCATCCTATATTTGATATTATCAACTCAACCAATGCAGAG ACAGATTGGGACCTGAGATTAGCATGTCTTcttttgtttgcatttgattGTGAGGGTAACTTCTGGCAGTTATACGGTGACTTTTTACCTAGCGCAGATGAGTGCACCAGCTTGCTTCTAGCTACAGAG GAAGACCTCTTAGAGTTGCAGGACCAAGATCTGGCTTCAACTATGAGAGCACAAAAGCAACGAGCAATAGAATTTTGGGAAAAGAATTGG CACTCTGCTGCACCCCTAAAAATAAAGCGCCTGGCCCGTGATCCTGAAAGATTCATCTGGGCAATGAGTATTGCACAATCACGATGTATTAACTTGCAACTGAGGATTGGCGCACTTGTCCAAGATGCAAACATGCTAATTCCTTATGCTG ACATGCTGAACCATTCCTTCCAGCCAAATTGTTTTCTTCACTGGCGTTTTAAGGACCGCATGCTTGAGGTGATGATAAATGCTGGGCAGCGGatcaaaaaaggggaagag ATGACTATCAACTAtttgaagggaaagaaaaataatatgtaTATGCAACGATATGGCTTTTCTTCATCAGTG AACCCTTGGGATGTCATCCAGTTCTCTGGGAATGCAAATGTTCACTTGGATTCCTTCTTGTCAGTCTTCAATATCTCTGGTCTCCCTGATGAATACTATCATAACA CAGGTCAGCTATCAGACAATGGAGATAGTTTTGTTGATGGTGCAGTCATTGCAGCAGCACGAACATTGCCCACGTGGTCAGATGGGGATATGCCTTCAGTCCCAAGCAAGGAGAGGAAGGCCGCAAGGCAGCTACAAGAAGAATGCCAACATATGCTGGCAGAATTCCCCACAAATTTTCAACAAGATCAGCAGATCCTAG ATTCTATGCCAGATGCGAGGAGAACACTTGAAGCTGCAATCAA GTATCGATTGAATCGGAAGTTGTTCCTAGAGAAGATCATCCAGTCACTAGATATTTATCAAACACGAATATTGTTTTGA
- the LOC122086521 gene encoding protein PLASTID TRANSCRIPTIONALLY ACTIVE 14 isoform X5, translated as MASLPLQQHSHPFFNNKGSSYGFSPRPGYQFLCNNRNNVVPIRASTDIPLLRLLQPRQVEESPSELEPADPDFYRIGYVRSVRTYGVEFMEGPDGFGVFASKDVEPLRRPRVIMEIPLELMLTISQKLPWMFFPDIIPLGHPIFDIINSTNAETDWDLRLACLLLFAFDCEGNFWQLYGDFLPSADECTSLLLATEEDLLELQDQDLASTMRAQKQRAIEFWEKNWHSAAPLKIKRLARDPERFIWAMSIAQSRCINLQLRIGALVQDANMLIPYADMLNHSFQPNCFLHWRFKDRMLEVMINAGQRIKKGEEMTINYLKGKKNNMYMQRYGFSSSVVSYQTMEIVLLMVQSLQQHEHCPRGQMGICLQSQARRGRPQGSYKKNANICWQNSPQIFNKISRS; from the exons ATGGCTTCTCTACCCCTTCAGCAACATTCACACCCTTTCTTCAACAACAAG GGTTCCAGCTATGGCTTCTCACCAAGACCCGGCTACCAATTCCTCTGTAATAACCGGAATAACGTTGTACCGATCAGAGCTTCTACCGATATTCCCCTTCTCAGACTACTTCAGCCTCGCCAAGTCGAAGAATCACCCTCTGAG CTGGAGCCTGCGGACCCCGATTTCTACAGGATAGGGTATGTTAGGAGTGTTCGAACTTACGGGGTTGAATTCATGGAAGGACCTGACGGGTTCGGAGTGTTTGCCTCCAAAGATGTCGAACCACTTCGCCGACCTAGG GTCATCATGGAAATACCATTAGAGTTGATGTTAACGATAAGCCAAAAGCTTCCATGGATGTTCTTCCCTGATATTATTCCATTGGGTCATCCTATATTTGATATTATCAACTCAACCAATGCAGAG ACAGATTGGGACCTGAGATTAGCATGTCTTcttttgtttgcatttgattGTGAGGGTAACTTCTGGCAGTTATACGGTGACTTTTTACCTAGCGCAGATGAGTGCACCAGCTTGCTTCTAGCTACAGAG GAAGACCTCTTAGAGTTGCAGGACCAAGATCTGGCTTCAACTATGAGAGCACAAAAGCAACGAGCAATAGAATTTTGGGAAAAGAATTGG CACTCTGCTGCACCCCTAAAAATAAAGCGCCTGGCCCGTGATCCTGAAAGATTCATCTGGGCAATGAGTATTGCACAATCACGATGTATTAACTTGCAACTGAGGATTGGCGCACTTGTCCAAGATGCAAACATGCTAATTCCTTATGCTG ACATGCTGAACCATTCCTTCCAGCCAAATTGTTTTCTTCACTGGCGTTTTAAGGACCGCATGCTTGAGGTGATGATAAATGCTGGGCAGCGGatcaaaaaaggggaagag ATGACTATCAACTAtttgaagggaaagaaaaataatatgtaTATGCAACGATATGGCTTTTCTTCATCAGTG GTCAGCTATCAGACAATGGAGATAGTTTTGTTGATGGTGCAGTCATTGCAGCAGCACGAACATTGCCCACGTGGTCAGATGGGGATATGCCTTCAGTCCCAAGCAAGGAGAGGAAGGCCGCAAGGCAGCTACAAGAAGAATGCCAACATATGCTGGCAGAATTCCCCACAAATTTTCAACAAGATCAGCAGATCCTAG